A genome region from Clostridium pasteurianum includes the following:
- the gatB gene encoding Asp-tRNA(Asn)/Glu-tRNA(Gln) amidotransferase subunit GatB, protein MEYEIVIGLEIHTELATKTKMYCGCTAEFGGQPNTHVCPVCMGLPGSLPHINKKAVEYGIKAGLALNCSITHISRMDRKHIFYPDNSKNYQITQDELPLCTNGYVEIELEDGVKKRIGIERIHIEEDAAKLLHTNAGSLVDFNRCGVPLAEIVLKPDMRSPKEAVACLEQLKSILSCIGVSDCKMEEGSLRCDTNVSVMEKGSNKFGVRTEIKNINSFKEVEKALNYEYERHVKAIESGEKLVQETRRWDNDKNETAPMRSKEEANDYRYFPEGDLVTLNIGDEWIESIRKTIPELPHQKKERFIKEFDIPKYDASVLTLTMSMADFFEKTAKLSKDAKSASNWLMGDISKIMKENYVWVEDLKFTPDQLAELISLINKGTISNAIGKKVIVKMFETGKSPKVIIEEEGLVQNSNEDDILKVIKEVLSENPNSIEDYKNGKNRVIGFLIGLVMKKTRGKANPKMVNKLMTQELNK, encoded by the coding sequence ATGGAATATGAAATTGTTATAGGTCTTGAAATACATACTGAACTTGCTACAAAGACAAAAATGTACTGTGGATGTACTGCAGAATTTGGTGGTCAGCCTAATACGCACGTTTGTCCTGTATGCATGGGACTTCCAGGTTCGCTTCCTCATATAAATAAAAAGGCAGTTGAATATGGTATTAAAGCTGGTTTGGCTTTAAATTGTTCAATAACACACATTAGCAGGATGGATAGAAAACATATTTTTTATCCAGATAACTCTAAAAACTATCAGATAACTCAGGATGAGTTGCCACTATGCACAAATGGATATGTTGAAATAGAACTTGAAGATGGAGTAAAGAAGAGAATTGGTATAGAAAGAATACACATAGAAGAGGATGCAGCTAAGCTTTTACATACTAATGCAGGAAGTTTAGTAGATTTTAATCGATGTGGAGTTCCACTTGCAGAAATAGTTTTAAAGCCAGATATGAGAAGCCCTAAAGAAGCTGTTGCATGTCTTGAACAGCTTAAAAGCATACTTTCATGTATAGGTGTATCTGATTGTAAAATGGAGGAAGGATCACTTAGATGTGATACAAATGTTTCAGTAATGGAAAAAGGATCAAATAAATTTGGAGTCAGAACTGAAATAAAGAATATAAACTCCTTTAAAGAAGTAGAAAAAGCACTTAATTATGAATATGAGAGACATGTAAAAGCAATAGAAAGCGGAGAGAAATTAGTTCAAGAAACTAGAAGATGGGATAATGATAAAAATGAAACTGCCCCAATGAGAAGTAAGGAAGAGGCAAATGATTATAGATATTTTCCAGAAGGTGATCTTGTAACTTTAAATATAGGTGATGAATGGATTGAAAGTATAAGAAAGACTATACCTGAACTTCCACATCAGAAGAAGGAAAGGTTTATAAAAGAATTTGATATACCTAAGTATGATGCATCAGTTTTAACACTTACTATGTCTATGGCTGACTTTTTTGAAAAGACAGCTAAGTTAAGCAAGGATGCTAAAAGCGCATCAAATTGGCTCATGGGTGATATTTCGAAGATAATGAAAGAAAATTATGTATGGGTTGAAGATTTGAAATTCACACCAGATCAATTAGCGGAGCTTATATCTCTTATCAATAAGGGAACTATATCTAATGCTATAGGTAAAAAAGTTATTGTAAAGATGTTTGAAACTGGTAAATCGCCTAAGGTTATAATTGAAGAAGAAGGTCTTGTTCAAAATAGTAATGAGGATGATATTTTAAAGGTTATAAAAGAAGTTTTAAGCGAAAACCCTAATTCAATTGAGGATTATAAAAATGGAAAAAATAGAGTTATAGGATTCCTAATAGGTCTTGTTATGAAAAAGACAAGAGGAAAAGCAAATCCTAAAATGGTAAATAAACTTATGACCCAAGAGCTTAATAAATAG